Proteins encoded by one window of Rutidosis leptorrhynchoides isolate AG116_Rl617_1_P2 chromosome 7, CSIRO_AGI_Rlap_v1, whole genome shotgun sequence:
- the LOC139859945 gene encoding uncharacterized protein — MEQQDWNMIGADCIVISCCCQCLMLQLLVFVLLKLPSKMIKKTKEYMKRKFGNRMRKGGKMVRMKVARCAEEVVGCQTPRDSISVRGQTPAKSFNVDGFDGCMEEIEEVLEELSTKGEFGFGSFWRGDTNGVEMHFPICNLRTLVSVS; from the coding sequence ATGGAACAACAAGATTGGAACATGATCGGTGCCGATTGTATCGTTATATCTTGTTGTTGCCAATGTTTAATGTTGCAACTTCTCGTGTTCGTGTTGCTTAAACTTCCTAGCAAAATGATCAAGAAAACAAAAGAGTACATGAAGAGGAAATTCGGCAATAGAATGCGAAAAGGCGGGAAAATGGTGCGAATGAAAGTGGCTCGATGTGCGGAAGAAGTCGTTGGATGTCAAACGCCGAGAGACTCGATAAGCGTTCGAGGACAAACTCCAGCCAAGAGTTTTAATGTGGATGGATTTGATGGGTGTATGGAAGAAATTGAAGAGGTATTGGAGGAGTTATCTACAAAAGGTGAGTTTGGATTTGGGAGTTTTTGGAGAGGAGATACTAATGGTGTTGAAATGCATTTTCCAATTTGTAATTTGAGAACTTTGGTTTCAGTTTCATAA
- the LOC139857064 gene encoding proline-rich receptor-like protein kinase PERK9 — MASISPSPGSVLSPPPTTTPSSTSPPPTTTPSSNSSPPSQSAAPPPSSPPPPPPATVPPPAAPPPVLSSPPINSPPPSSPSPPASSPPPPQSSPPPSNSPPPSSPIPPTNSPPPSSPTPPVNSPPPSSPPPPPPVNLPPPSSNSPPPPPPVNSPPPSSNSPPPVNSPPPSSNSPPPVNSPPPSSNSPPPVNSPPPSSNSPPPSSPIPPANSPPPPTNSPPPSSPSPPAKSPPPSPPPRNSPPSPPPPPRPATNSSSPPAINDPSPPPPSRNSSSPSPVVLAPPPLIRQSPPSPSEVSISPPGIPNGGESSPNGPSGNGGIGTGAVVGIVAVAGFLLLTALIVALWCLFKRKKKVAGHNGLYDMPTSIETSPRSDSGLLKIQTLAVEGGNMSANDFIYSPHENDGLVTSRSKFTYEDLAEATNGFSAQNLLGSGGFGSVYKGLLVDGTEVAVKELNIGGGQGEREFSAEVEIISRIHHRYLVSLVGYCISEKKRFLVYEYVPNNTLYYHLHVSEHVLDWPTRVKVAFGAARGIAYLHEDCHPRIIHRDIKSSNILLDKNFEARVSDFGLAKLAADFNTHVTTRVMGTFGYMAPEYASSGKLTEKSDVFSYGVVLLELITGRKPVDASQPLGDESLVEWARPLLSHALETEDFQMLVDPRLGTNFAPNEMFRMIEAAAACVRHSATKRPRMGQILRAFESMEAEDLSNGMRVGESQIYNSAQQSAEIRLFNRMAFGSQNYSTDFFTQGSFGPNSNER, encoded by the exons ATGGCTAGTATATCACCTTCACCCGGGAGTGTTTTATCACCACCGCCAACCACCACACCGTCTTCTACTTCACCACCGCCAACCACCACACCATCTTCAAATTCGTCACCGCCATCACAATCAGCAGCCCCTCCTCCATCTTCACCACCACCGCCGCCGCCAGCCACTGTCCCACCACCAGCAGCACCTCCCCCTGTTTTATCCAGCCCACCAATTAATTCTCCACCGCCATCATCACCTAGTCCTCCGGCTagttcaccaccaccaccacaatctTCACCACCACCATCAAATTCGCCTCCACCATCTTCACCAATCCCACCAACTAATTCTCCACCGCCATCATCACCAACCCCACCAGTCAATTCGCCACCGCCATCTtctccaccaccaccgccaccagTCAATTTGCCACCGCCATCTTCCAATtctccaccaccaccgccaccagTCAATTCGCCACCACCATCTTCCAATTCTCCACCACCAGTCAATTCGCCGCCACCATCTTCCAATTCTCCACCACCAGTCAATTCGCCGCCACCATCTTCCAATTCTCCACCACCAGTCAATTCGCCACCACCATCTTCCAATTctccaccaccatcatcaccaataCCACCAGCCAATTCTCCACCGCCACCAACCAATTCTCCACCACCATCATCGCCTAGTCCTCCTGCTAagtcaccaccaccatcaccaccacctagGAACTCACCACCTAGTCCACCACCACCACCTAGACCCGCCACAAATTCTTCATCACCGCCAGCAATAAACGATCCCTCTCCTCCCCCACCCTCTAGAAATTCATCATCACCTTCACCCGTAGTACTTGCCCCCCCTCCGCTCATTCGACAATCACCACCATCGCCTTCAGAAGTTTCAATATCACCTCCAGGTATCCCAAATGGCGGTGAATCGAGTCCCAATGGACCGTCCGGTAATGGCGGCATTGGTACTGGTGCTGTAGTTGGAATCGTTGCTGTGGCCGGTTTTCTATTGCTGACAGCTTTAATTGTAGCTTTATGGTGTTTGTTTAAGCGAAAGAAAAAAGTTGCTGGGCATAATGGACTTTATGATATGCCAACCTCAATTGAGACTTCACCTCGATCAG ATTCTGGTTTACTTAAGATACAAACATTAGCAGTTGAGGGTGGAAACATGTCTGCAAATGATTTTATATACAGCCCACATGAGAATGATGGATTAGTTACTTCGAGGTCAAAGTTTACTTATGAAGATCTTGCAGAGGCCACAAACGGGTTTTCAGCTCAGAATCTTTTGGGTTCGGGCGGGTTTGGTTCGGTTTATAAAGGATTGTTAGTCGACGGGACCGAAGTTGCGGTTAAAGAGCTAAATATAGGAGGTGGACAAGGTGAACGTGAGTTTAGTGCGGAGGTTGAAATTATTAGTCGAATACATCACCGTTATTTGGTTTCGCTTGTCGGTTATTGTATCTCTGAGAAAAAAAGGTTTCTTGTTTATGAATATGTTCCTAACAACACTCTTTACTACCACCTTCAcg TGTCGGAGCATGTTTTAGATTGGCCGACTCGTGTGAAGGTTGCGTTTGGTGCTGCACGGGGTATTGCTTATCTCCATGAAGACT GTCATCCAAGAATTATTCATCGAGATATCAAATCATCGAATATACTATTAGATAAAAACTTTGAAGCTCGG GTTTCTGATTTCGGACTTGCCAAGTTAGCTGCTGATTTCAATACGCATGTAACAACACGCGTTATGGGAACTTTTGG ATACATGGCACCTGAATATGCTTCAAGTGGGAAGTTGACGGAGAAATCAGATGTATTTTCGTATGGGGTTGTTCTGTTGGAATTAATCACTGGACGTAAACCTGTGGATGCATCTCAACCGTTGGGTGACGAGAGTCTTGTTGAGTGG GCTAGGCCACTGCTTAGTCATGCTCTTGAAACAGAAGACTTTCAAATGTTGGTTGACCCAAGGCTCGGTACCAACTTTGCGCCAAATGAGATGTTTCGCATGATCGAAGCTGCAGCTGCATGTGTACGACACTCGGCTACAAAGAGACCGCGCATGGGCCAG ATTTTGAGAGCATTCGAAAGTATGGAAGCTGAAGATTTAAGCAACGGGATGAGAGTTGGAGAAAGTCAAATATATAACTCTGCACAACAATCGGCCGAGATTAGGCTGTTTAATAGGATGGCTTTTGGCAGTCAAAATTACAGCACAGATTTTTTTACTCAAGGTTCATTCGGTCCTAATAGCAACGAACGGTAA